A genomic stretch from Erwinia sp. E_sp_B01_1 includes:
- a CDS encoding cyclic di-GMP phosphodiesterase, translating into MPLSKTISRHVNDPRKIARLSALSGLVVFILFTVITLTLVWHQRSANHDQLARHSQAYVVEGINELKRTLAPLRSATQGTCPAIQQQLTQKAAFAGNIRAILLVSQNIAFCSSATGSMYNAVAQLSPDTQTSKEIDIQLLAETPMVPGKPAIALWLKSGSGSGVLTTLNINLTDYLLMAAHQQELSGMAIVAGNKALTTWQQRVVTLSSLPPSPLKTILIPGYPMKLMLYGETLPSRDINLVLLAGLLLALLSGGGCFLIISLRIHPGKEILLGIKRGEFHVEYQPVIEVSTGRAYGMEALLRWTHPTAGRISPDTFISYAEGKNLIVPLTRHLFDLVARDAHQLQQVVPAGTSLGLNLSPKHLTDPCFYQDVENWLRAMPAAHYTYVFEITERTMVERQNACEVFAWIQNRGIRIAIDDFGTGHSALIYLEKFRFDYLKIDRGFVQSIGLETVTSPVLDTVLTLARKLNLRTVAEGVETPEQADWLQQRGVTHMQGFYFSRPRTVEQLIEYYREEPQCRPETVQTQCPQA; encoded by the coding sequence ATGCCACTTTCTAAAACAATCTCGCGGCACGTCAACGATCCGCGCAAGATTGCCCGTCTCAGTGCATTGAGTGGGTTAGTTGTCTTTATCCTGTTTACCGTCATTACCCTGACGCTGGTCTGGCATCAGCGATCCGCTAACCACGACCAACTGGCCAGACATAGCCAGGCTTATGTGGTGGAAGGCATCAATGAACTTAAGCGCACGCTGGCCCCTTTGCGTTCCGCTACCCAGGGGACCTGCCCCGCAATACAACAACAACTGACGCAGAAAGCGGCATTTGCCGGGAATATTCGCGCTATTTTACTGGTTTCGCAGAATATCGCCTTTTGCTCTTCGGCCACCGGCTCCATGTATAATGCCGTAGCCCAACTTTCGCCCGATACCCAAACCAGCAAAGAGATTGATATTCAGCTTCTGGCGGAAACCCCCATGGTGCCCGGTAAACCCGCCATTGCCTTGTGGCTGAAATCAGGCAGCGGAAGCGGCGTGCTCACCACCCTGAACATCAACCTGACGGATTACCTGCTGATGGCCGCGCACCAGCAGGAATTGAGCGGGATGGCGATCGTTGCTGGAAACAAAGCGCTGACGACCTGGCAACAGCGAGTGGTGACGCTCTCATCCCTGCCCCCTTCCCCACTGAAAACCATTCTTATCCCCGGTTACCCGATGAAGCTGATGCTCTATGGCGAAACCTTACCTTCCCGCGACATCAACCTTGTTCTGCTGGCGGGTCTGTTACTGGCTCTGTTAAGTGGCGGCGGCTGCTTCCTGATAATTTCCTTACGCATTCACCCGGGTAAAGAGATCCTGCTGGGGATTAAGCGTGGAGAATTTCACGTTGAATATCAGCCGGTGATTGAAGTTTCAACCGGCAGGGCTTACGGTATGGAAGCTCTGTTGCGCTGGACTCACCCCACTGCCGGGCGCATCAGCCCCGATACTTTTATCAGCTATGCTGAAGGCAAAAATCTGATTGTTCCCCTGACCCGCCATCTGTTTGATCTGGTTGCCCGGGATGCCCACCAGCTACAACAGGTTGTTCCGGCAGGAACCAGCCTGGGTCTGAATCTCTCGCCTAAACATCTGACCGACCCCTGTTTTTATCAGGACGTGGAAAACTGGCTCAGGGCCATGCCGGCCGCGCACTATACCTACGTTTTTGAAATCACCGAGCGCACCATGGTAGAAAGGCAGAATGCCTGCGAGGTTTTTGCGTGGATCCAGAACAGGGGCATTCGGATCGCCATCGATGATTTTGGCACCGGGCACAGCGCGCTGATCTATCTGGAAAAATTCAGGTTCGACTACCTGAAGATCGATCGTGGCTTCGTACAAAGTATCGGTCTGGAAACCGTGACCTCACCGGTGCTGGATACGGTCTTAACCCTGGCCAGAAAACTCAATCTGCGCACCGTGGCCGAAGGCGTCGAAACCCCTGAGCAGGCCGACTGGCTGCAACAGCGTGGCGTCACCCATATGCAGGGCTTTTACTTCAGTCGCCCCCGCACGGTTGAACAGCTGATTGAGTATTACCGTGAAGAGCCACAATGCAGGCCAGAGACTGTGCAGACGCAATGTCCACAAGCGTAA
- a CDS encoding extracellular solute-binding protein: MILRWFTGLFFSVIAVAAQAEIIHKSYAFAQLGQPRYSPNFTHFDYASPAAPKGGSATLSAIGTFDNFNRFAMRGNPGARTDTLYDTLFANSEDETGSYYPLIAQFARYPDSSRWIEVTLNPNARFQDGSAMTAADVAFTFHKFMTEGVPQYRVFYKGVTVKAISRLTVRFDLPESDRDKMLSLLSTPVFPEKFWKDHNLGEPLSSPPLSSGPYRITAYKVGQFITYSRVKDYWAASLPVNKGRFNFDTLRYDYYLDDNVAFEAFKAGAFDFRSEGSAKKWATQYRGKNFENHYITKDEQPNTVTTQTTWLAFNVQRPQFNDRRVREALSLAFDFEWMNKALFYGAYKRTQSYFQNTDYAARDYPDAKELEILAPLKGKIPDEVFSKIYQPSRTDGSGYDRKNMLQALALLKQAGWEIKNQRLTNVKTGQTFQFELLLRSGGNDQWVLPFQHNLSRLGITLNIRQVDSSQYLARLRKGDFDMLPSPYPAMPFPDSNLQIYWASSFIDSSYNRPRVADPVLDGLIARINQHQGDQAALLPLGRALDRVLTWNYYMIPMWYNANDRSAYWNKFSMPATRPTYAQGFDNWWYDANKAALLPAQRR, encoded by the coding sequence ATGATCCTGCGCTGGTTTACCGGACTTTTCTTCAGCGTGATTGCTGTTGCCGCTCAGGCGGAAATTATTCATAAAAGTTATGCCTTCGCGCAGCTCGGCCAACCCAGATACAGCCCAAATTTCACTCACTTTGATTATGCCAGTCCTGCTGCGCCAAAAGGCGGGAGTGCCACCCTGTCGGCCATTGGCACCTTCGATAATTTCAACCGGTTTGCCATGCGGGGTAATCCTGGCGCCAGAACAGATACCCTTTATGACACGCTGTTTGCCAACTCTGAAGATGAGACCGGCAGTTACTACCCGCTGATTGCGCAGTTTGCCCGCTACCCGGACTCCAGCCGCTGGATTGAAGTGACGCTGAACCCCAACGCCCGTTTTCAGGACGGCTCAGCGATGACAGCAGCAGATGTCGCCTTTACCTTTCACAAGTTTATGACCGAAGGCGTACCGCAGTATCGCGTGTTTTACAAAGGCGTGACCGTAAAAGCGATCTCCCGACTGACCGTGCGTTTCGACCTCCCTGAAAGCGATCGTGACAAAATGCTGTCGCTGCTTTCCACTCCGGTATTCCCGGAGAAATTCTGGAAGGATCATAATCTCGGCGAACCGCTTTCCTCTCCGCCTTTATCCAGCGGTCCTTACCGCATCACCGCTTATAAAGTGGGCCAGTTCATCACTTATTCCCGCGTGAAAGATTACTGGGCAGCCAGTTTGCCGGTCAATAAAGGCCGTTTTAACTTCGATACGCTGCGCTACGATTATTACCTTGACGATAACGTCGCCTTTGAAGCCTTTAAGGCAGGCGCCTTTGATTTTCGCAGTGAGGGTTCGGCAAAGAAATGGGCCACGCAATATCGCGGTAAGAACTTTGAAAATCATTACATCACCAAAGATGAACAGCCCAATACCGTGACCACCCAGACCACCTGGCTGGCCTTTAATGTACAGCGGCCGCAGTTCAACGATCGCCGGGTAAGGGAAGCCCTTTCGCTGGCATTTGATTTTGAATGGATGAACAAGGCGCTGTTTTATGGGGCTTATAAACGCACCCAAAGTTATTTCCAGAATACCGACTATGCAGCGAGAGATTATCCGGATGCGAAAGAGCTGGAAATTCTGGCGCCGCTGAAGGGCAAAATTCCCGACGAGGTTTTTTCCAAGATCTACCAGCCCTCCAGAACGGATGGCAGCGGCTATGACAGGAAAAATATGCTTCAGGCGCTGGCGTTGCTGAAGCAGGCAGGCTGGGAAATCAAAAACCAGCGGCTCACCAATGTCAAAACGGGCCAAACCTTTCAGTTTGAGCTGTTACTGCGCAGCGGAGGAAACGATCAATGGGTGCTGCCCTTCCAGCATAACCTGAGCCGGTTAGGCATCACCCTGAACATCCGTCAGGTTGACAGTTCCCAGTATCTCGCCCGCCTGCGTAAGGGGGATTTTGATATGCTGCCTTCGCCCTATCCGGCGATGCCCTTCCCGGACAGCAATCTGCAGATTTACTGGGCCTCCTCTTTTATCGACTCCAGCTACAACCGCCCTCGGGTGGCGGATCCGGTGCTGGATGGTTTGATCGCCAGGATCAATCAGCACCAGGGCGATCAGGCTGCGCTTCTGCCGCTGGGGCGGGCGCTGGATCGGGTGCTGACCTGGAACTATTACATGATCCCGATGTGGTATAACGCCAACGACAGGTCTGCTTACTGGAACAAGTTTTCGATGCCAGCCACCCGGCCCACTTACGCTCAGGGCTTTGATAACTGGTGGTATGATGCCAATAAAGCCGCGCTGCTGCCGGCCCAACGTCGTTAA
- a CDS encoding microcin C ABC transporter permease YejB, whose translation MGAYLLRRLLLIVPTLWAIITINFFIVQIAPGGPVDQALANVEFGQTTGMPGGGNAGESHGRASLNANPGDSQYRGSRGLDPEVIAEITKRYGFDKPLHERYFTMLWNYIRFDFGDSLFRSSSVIQLIKESLPVSVTLGLWSTLIIYLVSIPLGIKKAVRNGSAFDIWSSTLIIVGYAIPSFLFGILLIVLFAGGSYLDWFPLRGLVSAQFDSLPWYGKITDYLWHITLPVIATVIGGFATLTMLTKNAFMDEIRKQYVVTARAKGLDESKILYRHVFRNAMLLVIAGFPATFISMFFTGSLLIEVMFSLNGLGLLGYDATIQRDYPVMFGTLYIFTLIGLLLNILSDITYTLVDPRIDFEGR comes from the coding sequence TTGGGCGCCTATTTACTACGCAGACTGCTGCTGATCGTCCCTACCCTGTGGGCGATCATCACTATCAATTTCTTCATCGTGCAAATTGCGCCAGGAGGCCCGGTCGATCAGGCGCTGGCGAACGTTGAATTTGGCCAGACTACCGGTATGCCTGGCGGCGGGAACGCCGGTGAAAGCCACGGCAGAGCCAGCCTGAATGCCAACCCAGGCGACAGCCAGTATCGGGGTTCACGCGGGCTGGACCCGGAAGTGATAGCCGAGATAACCAAACGTTACGGCTTTGATAAACCCCTGCATGAGCGCTATTTCACCATGCTGTGGAACTACATCCGCTTTGATTTCGGCGACAGCCTGTTTCGCAGCAGCTCGGTTATCCAGCTGATTAAAGAGAGCCTGCCGGTCTCTGTCACTCTGGGGCTCTGGAGCACGCTCATCATCTATCTGGTGTCGATCCCGCTTGGGATTAAAAAGGCGGTGCGCAACGGCAGTGCTTTTGATATCTGGAGCAGCACGCTGATCATCGTTGGCTACGCCATCCCCTCTTTCCTGTTTGGTATCCTGCTGATCGTGCTGTTCGCTGGCGGCAGTTATCTGGACTGGTTTCCGCTGCGGGGGCTGGTCTCTGCACAGTTCGACTCGCTGCCGTGGTATGGCAAAATCACCGATTACCTCTGGCACATTACTCTGCCGGTGATTGCCACCGTGATTGGCGGCTTTGCCACTTTGACGATGCTGACCAAAAACGCCTTTATGGATGAAATCCGCAAGCAGTACGTTGTGACCGCGCGGGCTAAAGGGCTGGATGAGAGCAAAATTCTCTATCGGCACGTTTTTCGTAACGCGATGCTGCTGGTTATCGCCGGTTTTCCGGCCACGTTTATCAGCATGTTCTTCACCGGATCGCTGCTGATTGAGGTGATGTTCTCACTCAATGGCCTTGGGCTGCTGGGCTACGATGCCACCATTCAGCGGGACTATCCGGTGATGTTTGGCACCCTCTATATCTTCACCCTGATTGGCCTGCTGCTGAACATCCTCAGCGACATCACCTATACGCTGGTCGATCCGCGTATCGATTTTGAGGGACGCTGA
- a CDS encoding microcin C ABC transporter permease, with protein MSRLSPVNQARWARFRHNRRGYWSLWIFAMLFVLCLGAELLANEKPLLVHYHDRTYFPLLINYEESDFGGPLATAADYQDPWLKSRIDKEGWAIWAPIRFGDGTINFATAVPFPSPPSAQNWLGTDANGGDVLARILYGMRISLLFGLMLTLISSIIGIVVGATQGYYGGKVDLWGQRFIEVWSGMPTLFLIILLSSVIQPGFWWLLAITVVFGWMQLVGVVRAEFLRTRNFDYIRAAQALGVSDSKIMSRHMLPNAMVATLTYLPFILCGSITTLTSLDFLGFGLPLGSPSLGELLLQGKNNLQAPWLGITAFFSLAILLSLLIFIGEAVRDAFDPSKVY; from the coding sequence ATGAGCCGTTTAAGCCCCGTAAATCAGGCGCGCTGGGCGCGATTCCGCCATAACCGCCGTGGTTACTGGTCACTGTGGATCTTCGCCATGCTGTTTGTACTTTGTCTTGGTGCCGAGCTGCTGGCCAATGAAAAACCGCTGCTGGTGCATTATCACGACCGTACCTATTTCCCCCTGCTGATCAATTATGAAGAGAGTGATTTTGGTGGGCCGCTGGCAACGGCGGCTGACTATCAGGATCCCTGGCTTAAATCGCGCATCGATAAAGAGGGCTGGGCAATCTGGGCACCGATCCGCTTTGGTGACGGCACGATCAATTTTGCCACAGCCGTGCCTTTCCCCTCTCCTCCTTCAGCGCAAAACTGGCTGGGGACCGATGCCAACGGCGGGGATGTGCTGGCGAGGATCCTGTATGGCATGCGGATTTCGCTGCTGTTTGGCCTGATGCTGACGCTGATCTCCAGCATCATCGGAATTGTGGTGGGGGCGACTCAGGGCTATTACGGCGGCAAAGTCGATTTGTGGGGCCAGCGGTTTATTGAGGTCTGGTCCGGGATGCCCACGCTGTTTCTGATCATTCTGCTGTCGAGCGTGATCCAGCCGGGATTCTGGTGGCTGCTGGCGATAACCGTGGTGTTTGGCTGGATGCAGCTGGTGGGCGTGGTCAGGGCGGAATTTCTGCGCACACGCAACTTTGACTATATCCGTGCTGCCCAGGCGCTGGGCGTCAGCGACAGCAAAATTATGTCGCGCCACATGCTGCCCAATGCGATGGTCGCCACCCTCACCTATCTGCCGTTTATTTTATGCGGCTCAATCACTACGCTGACCTCGCTGGATTTTCTGGGGTTTGGGCTGCCGCTGGGCTCCCCTTCGCTCGGAGAGCTGCTGTTGCAGGGCAAAAACAACCTGCAGGCCCCCTGGCTGGGGATCACGGCCTTTTTCTCACTGGCGATCCTGCTGTCGCTGTTGATCTTCATTGGTGAGGCGGTACGCGACGCCTTTGATCCCAGTAAGGTGTACTGA
- the yejF gene encoding microcin C ABC transporter ATP-binding protein YejF, with protein MSLLTVKNLSIAFRQAGVERQVVTDLSLSVEAGETLALVGESGSGKSVTALSMMRLLPTPPVVYPQGEILFAGQDVLRADERTLRGLRGNRMAMIFQEPMVSLNPLHSIEKQLYEVLSLHRGMRKEAAKAEMLSCLDRVGIRQAAKRLNDFPHQLSGGERQRVMIAMALLTQPELLIADEPTTALDVTVQAQILTLLRELKQEMNMGLLFITHNLNIVRQLADNVVVMRHGRAVESNTTLPLFSAPQHPYTQALLNAEPEGRPEPAENEAPPLLRVENLQVAFPIKQGLLRRITGYHHALKSLSFTLRPGETLGLVGESGSGKSTTGLALLRLIPSRGEIWFRDQPLHQWDRRQMLPVRRQVQVVFQDPNSSLNPRLNVLQIIAEGLQVHHPDLTAAEREAKVIEAMEEVGLDAATRHRYPAEFSGGQRQRIAIARALILQPQLIILDEPTSSLDRSVQKQILALLKKLQQSHRLAYIFISHDLQVVRSLCHQVVVLREGEVVEQGECEQLFAAPAAEYTRQLLSLA; from the coding sequence ATGTCACTGCTGACCGTTAAAAATCTGAGCATTGCCTTCCGTCAGGCGGGCGTGGAGCGGCAGGTGGTGACCGACCTGTCGCTCTCTGTAGAAGCTGGCGAAACGCTGGCGCTGGTCGGCGAATCCGGTTCCGGGAAAAGCGTCACCGCGCTTTCGATGATGCGTCTGCTGCCAACGCCGCCGGTAGTCTATCCCCAGGGCGAAATTCTGTTTGCCGGTCAGGATGTATTGCGGGCCGATGAACGCACGCTGCGTGGCCTGCGCGGCAACCGGATGGCGATGATTTTTCAGGAACCTATGGTCTCGCTCAATCCGCTGCACAGCATTGAAAAGCAGCTGTATGAAGTGCTGTCGCTGCATCGGGGAATGCGTAAAGAGGCGGCTAAAGCAGAAATGCTCAGCTGTCTGGATCGCGTGGGGATCCGTCAGGCGGCAAAACGTCTCAACGATTTTCCGCATCAGCTTTCCGGCGGCGAGCGTCAGCGGGTGATGATAGCTATGGCGTTGCTGACGCAGCCGGAGTTGCTGATTGCCGATGAGCCCACGACCGCACTGGACGTGACGGTGCAGGCGCAAATTCTGACCCTGCTCAGGGAGCTGAAGCAGGAGATGAATATGGGGCTGCTGTTTATCACCCATAACCTCAATATTGTGCGCCAGCTGGCAGACAACGTGGTGGTAATGCGGCATGGCAGGGCCGTTGAGAGCAATACTACCCTGCCGTTATTCAGCGCTCCGCAGCATCCTTATACTCAGGCGCTGTTAAATGCTGAGCCTGAAGGTCGTCCTGAACCGGCAGAGAATGAAGCCCCGCCTTTGCTGCGGGTGGAAAATCTTCAGGTCGCCTTTCCGATCAAACAGGGATTATTACGGCGGATAACTGGCTACCACCATGCGCTTAAATCGCTGAGTTTTACGCTGCGGCCCGGCGAAACTCTGGGGCTGGTTGGCGAGTCGGGGTCTGGCAAAAGCACTACCGGGCTGGCCCTGCTGCGTCTGATCCCCTCCCGGGGTGAGATCTGGTTCAGAGATCAGCCGCTTCATCAGTGGGATCGCCGCCAGATGCTGCCGGTTCGCCGTCAGGTGCAGGTCGTTTTCCAGGATCCCAACTCTTCCCTGAATCCACGCCTTAACGTTTTACAGATCATCGCAGAGGGGTTGCAGGTGCACCATCCTGACCTGACGGCGGCAGAGCGTGAAGCTAAAGTGATTGAGGCGATGGAGGAAGTGGGTCTGGATGCCGCAACGCGTCACCGTTATCCGGCGGAGTTTTCCGGCGGTCAGCGCCAGCGTATTGCTATCGCCAGGGCGCTGATTTTGCAGCCTCAGCTGATTATTCTGGACGAGCCAACCTCATCCCTTGACCGTTCCGTGCAGAAGCAGATCCTGGCTCTGCTGAAGAAGCTTCAGCAGAGCCACCGGCTGGCCTATATCTTTATCAGCCACGATTTGCAGGTGGTGCGTTCGCTGTGTCATCAGGTTGTGGTGCTGCGCGAAGGGGAAGTTGTGGAACAGGGGGAGTGTGAACAACTCTTTGCCGCGCCTGCGGCGGAGTACACCAGGCAACTTCTTTCGCTGGCCTGA
- a CDS encoding YejG family protein, with amino-acid sequence MNTLQNSVVHRLPQSYRWGAGPVGTCVEPLILNGVLADDDLIGLTLLSHQGRQAWDIMQMIKDALAEIQLDCAVVEWAGEPCLFVSREDECTTTCRLKNFGVGIAETFRDASA; translated from the coding sequence GTGAATACGTTACAAAATTCTGTGGTACACCGTTTGCCGCAAAGTTACCGTTGGGGGGCAGGGCCAGTCGGCACTTGTGTCGAACCTCTGATCCTGAACGGAGTGCTTGCAGACGATGATTTGATCGGGCTTACGCTGCTCAGCCATCAGGGCAGGCAGGCGTGGGACATTATGCAGATGATCAAGGACGCGCTGGCCGAAATCCAGCTCGATTGTGCCGTGGTGGAGTGGGCAGGGGAGCCTTGTCTGTTTGTTTCCCGTGAGGATGAATGCACCACGACCTGCCGCCTGAAAAACTTTGGGGTAGGCATTGCTGAAACTTTCCGGGATGCTTCTGCCTGA
- a CDS encoding Bcr/CflA family multidrug efflux MFS transporter has product MRKDKNSSVGLVVILGLLAMLMPLSIDMYLPALPQIAREFGVSAGSVQMTLNIYILGFALGQLFYGPLADSFGRKPVIAAGTLIFAVAAAACAMSQTIDQLIFMRLLHGLSAAAGSVVISALMRDSYSKEEFSRMMSFVMLVTTIAPLLAPIVGGWLLLIWSWHAIFWAISGAAVITTVLVVTQIKETLPKDKRQKFHLRTTLRNFLSLFRHKRVFSYMLASGFSFAGLFSFLNAGPFVYIELNHISPQDFGYYFALNVVFLFLMTLLNSRSVRRFGPLAMFRFGLLIQFTMGVWMVIVSALNLGFLPLVFGVAMFIGCVAMVSSNAMAVILEEFPHMAGTASSLAGTLRFGVGALVGALLSTLSFNSAWPMVGSIFICATLSILLFIHATRPRHTVAS; this is encoded by the coding sequence GTGCGTAAGGACAAGAACTCATCGGTAGGACTGGTGGTGATTTTGGGCCTGTTGGCCATGTTAATGCCGTTGTCGATTGATATGTATTTGCCTGCGCTACCGCAAATTGCCCGTGAATTTGGCGTGTCGGCAGGCAGCGTGCAGATGACGCTGAATATCTACATTCTGGGATTTGCGCTGGGCCAGCTCTTTTATGGCCCCCTGGCGGACAGTTTTGGTCGTAAGCCGGTCATTGCCGCAGGAACGCTGATTTTTGCGGTTGCCGCAGCAGCCTGCGCCATGTCGCAGACTATCGACCAGCTGATCTTTATGCGTCTGCTGCACGGTTTATCGGCGGCGGCGGGCAGTGTGGTGATCAGCGCGTTGATGCGTGACAGCTACTCGAAAGAGGAGTTTTCCCGCATGATGTCCTTTGTCATGCTGGTCACGACTATTGCGCCTTTACTGGCCCCGATTGTCGGTGGCTGGCTGCTGCTGATCTGGAGCTGGCATGCCATTTTCTGGGCCATCTCTGGCGCGGCGGTGATCACCACTGTGCTGGTGGTCACGCAGATTAAAGAGACGCTGCCAAAAGATAAGCGGCAGAAATTTCATCTGCGAACCACGCTGCGTAACTTTCTTTCGCTGTTCCGCCATAAGCGCGTGTTCAGTTACATGCTTGCCAGCGGCTTCTCCTTTGCCGGCTTGTTCTCTTTTCTGAATGCCGGGCCCTTTGTCTATATTGAGCTGAACCACATCTCACCCCAGGATTTTGGTTACTACTTCGCGCTTAACGTGGTGTTCCTGTTCCTGATGACGCTGCTTAACAGCCGCTCGGTGCGCCGTTTTGGCCCGCTGGCGATGTTCCGCTTCGGTCTGCTGATACAGTTCACTATGGGCGTCTGGATGGTGATAGTCAGCGCGCTGAATCTGGGCTTTCTGCCGCTGGTGTTCGGCGTGGCGATGTTTATTGGCTGCGTGGCGATGGTGTCGTCAAATGCGATGGCGGTGATTTTAGAAGAGTTCCCGCATATGGCGGGGACAGCCTCTTCACTCGCCGGGACGCTGCGGTTTGGTGTAGGTGCGCTGGTGGGCGCTCTGTTATCCACCCTCTCATTTAACAGCGCCTGGCCTATGGTGGGGTCTATTTTTATCTGCGCCACGCTTTCCATCCTGCTGTTTATTCACGCAACACGTCCGCGTCATACTGTGGCCAGCTGA
- the rsuA gene encoding 16S rRNA pseudouridine(516) synthase RsuA: protein MRLDKFLAQQLEVSRAIAARELRARKVTVDGEVVRDIAFKLTPENQVEYDGNPLQQQFGPRYFMLNKPQGYVCSTDDPDHPTVLYFLQEPTAYKLHAAGRLDIDTTGLVLMTDDGQWSHRITSPRHHCEKTYLVTLENPLADDTAEQFARGVQLHNEKDLTKPATLEVVSENQVRLTISEGRYHQVKRMFAAVGNHVVALHRERIGEIAMDEDLEPGEYRPLTEEEIASVVVPR from the coding sequence ATGCGACTTGATAAATTTTTAGCTCAGCAACTGGAAGTCAGCCGGGCGATTGCCGCTCGTGAGCTGCGGGCACGTAAAGTCACCGTTGATGGGGAAGTGGTCAGAGATATCGCGTTCAAGCTGACCCCGGAAAACCAGGTTGAATACGACGGTAATCCTCTGCAACAGCAGTTTGGCCCGCGCTATTTCATGCTGAACAAACCGCAGGGCTATGTCTGCTCTACAGACGATCCGGATCATCCTACCGTGCTCTATTTCCTGCAGGAGCCTACCGCTTATAAACTGCATGCGGCAGGGCGTCTGGATATTGATACCACCGGCCTGGTGCTGATGACTGACGATGGGCAGTGGTCTCACCGCATCACCTCTCCACGCCACCATTGTGAAAAAACCTATCTGGTGACGCTGGAAAATCCGTTAGCGGACGATACCGCGGAGCAGTTCGCCAGAGGTGTACAGCTGCACAATGAAAAAGATCTCACCAAACCTGCCACGCTGGAAGTCGTCAGTGAAAATCAGGTGCGGCTGACTATCAGTGAAGGGCGCTACCATCAGGTAAAACGGATGTTTGCCGCCGTGGGTAACCACGTTGTGGCACTGCACCGGGAACGCATCGGCGAGATCGCGATGGATGAAGATCTGGAGCCGGGTGAATACCGTCCACTGACCGAAGAAGAAATTGCCAGCGTGGTTGTTCCCCGCTAA